ATATCGAGCGCATCCATTTCTTTGCGCATCATCGATGACACACCGCTCTCTACTCCGGGCAAAACGCCCAACAGCGACGGGAACTGCATACCGCCCGGCATCCGCATAGCCGGATTACCCAATGTGGCAGTATGTAATTTATTCATTCGCTTTTTGGTAATTCCATCGAGTCCGAAGAAGGTGAAAAACAGTTTTGTTTCGATACCTTCCATCACGGCTCCATTGGCCATTACCAATGCAGCATATACATCTTCCAATGAACCCTTGGCACAAATAATCAGTACCTTTTTCAGGGGTGTTTCTGTATGTTCACTCATCATTCAAGGAATTAATTGGTTAAACACAACTGGTGGGCTTCGGTATGCCGGCCAGTTTCGATGAAATTTTCAATGGACCACCGGGGAACAGCTGGTAAAGTCCTTTAATATCAACAATTCCTGATTTACCAACCTTACGAATAGTCAGCGCTTCTCCGGTTTCGAACTGCTTACGCAAATAGTTCAATACTTCGAAATGTTTATCTGTGAGCTCTATTCCGGCTTCCTTTGCCATCTCCTTCGCAATTTCCTCGTTCCAGTCAGCTGGATTTGTGAAATAACCATCTTCTGTCACTTCAATTGTCTTTCCTGCATAATTTTTTTCAGCCATTGCTTTATTGTTTTTAAGTTGATTTATTAACTATGATTGTTGAGTTGAAAAATTCTTCATAAATGTTACCATAAACCCAAGCGCCTTTTTCATCTCGGGTTTATTCAGTTCGCGCATCATGCGGAATACGGATACTTCCGGAACCTTCTGGCTACTGGTATCGGCCAAAGCCTGCGTCGCATTCTTCATTCCCTGAATCACCTCGGGCCGTCCCAAAGCTTTCAGCATTTCCAGCATCGGATCAATATTCTCCGCCAGCTGTTTCATATCGTCAGTCGAAACTTTGGTAATTACTTTGTCCAACACGTTTCCGCTTTCGCGAAGAAATTCGAAATAACCTTTCCGGTCAAACTCATCGAGCTTATCGGTGAAATCCATGATGGTTTCATTCACGATAGGTGTGACATCCTTGACCAAATCG
This Prolixibacter sp. NT017 DNA region includes the following protein-coding sequences:
- a CDS encoding DsrE/DsrF/DrsH-like family protein produces the protein MMSEHTETPLKKVLIICAKGSLEDVYAALVMANGAVMEGIETKLFFTFFGLDGITKKRMNKLHTATLGNPAMRMPGGMQFPSLLGVLPGVESGVSSMMRKEMDALDMPPVDEFLEMITAGGGEVFACKLAVDMFKLKKEDLSDEVEDIITIGQFYEMAGGENTQIIFT
- a CDS encoding TusE/DsrC/DsvC family sulfur relay protein, giving the protein MAEKNYAGKTIEVTEDGYFTNPADWNEEIAKEMAKEAGIELTDKHFEVLNYLRKQFETGEALTIRKVGKSGIVDIKGLYQLFPGGPLKISSKLAGIPKPTSCV
- a CDS encoding DUF1641 domain-containing protein; this translates as MDDKALQVQISELNAKVDLLLEHVNEQRLKTNQLEDLVSDISIVGKDVYDTAVVELENRQVELDPEQLKGMGLRLLRNIGNFRDLLITFESMADLVKDVTPIVNETIMDFTDKLDEFDRKGYFEFLRESGNVLDKVITKVSTDDMKQLAENIDPMLEMLKALGRPEVIQGMKNATQALADTSSQKVPEVSVFRMMRELNKPEMKKALGFMVTFMKNFSTQQS